TTCACTAATTCAATCTATGAGGTTGATTTTCAAATACACTATGAAATTGATTCCAATACATTAAAGGTTATAATGTGGTAAATATTTTAGGAATGATGATCTCTCAAATACTGGCAAAATTAACTACAAAGTGTTCATGATGTATGTGTGCATGAGAGAGACAAAGAACATGCCTTCTTAAGGTATCTTAGTTCAGTATTTGTCCTTTCATTTAAAAGATCATTTCCTTTAATGATCTGCAACAAACAGAAGAAGAATCAATATGTAGTAGCAATTACAGAACATATTCATACTGAAGATGATTAAACTCTAAAACTAATATGATATATTATGAAAGAGCAACAAAATTCATACCTCGACAATGCAAGTTCCGCAGCTACCCCCTCCCCCGCAGTTCATCAACTTCCCCTGTTGTTATATACAGTTAAAATTAGTCtgcaaaaatttgtttttttgtttggttttgagatgtgccttttatatttatatctttaaaaaaattgaatttttttggtTCATTCATGTTAATATGATACAGtcataaaccaaaatattcatttaaaagTGAGTTGGGaaatttgtttaatatatttatttgttcagGACTGGACTAAGTAACCGTTGAATTGTACACTAATTAAGTGTTCGACCCAATTAGTTAATTTAGACTAAAGAAAATTCTTGAGGTGTAGAAGTAGATGAGTAGTATAGAAGTATAGCATTTATGAGTAATTGAGAAAAGTAGAATTTTTTCTTGAAGTATGTAGAACAATCCCTTAGAGTCTACAAACGGGGGAGAAGTTGTAATTTGCAAAATAAGTCAAGTCAAGCaatagaaattattattttctcaaatattCTTTCCTCCTCGATTCATCCCAAAAGTTCACCACAACCTCCTATTTTTCCACCAGGTCCATTCTAGGAAGTGTATTCTCTTATGGAAATCCACACTCTGTATATTATGTTCACTATTGGGGATTGTtcaacttcttttttatcagATGTCGCGTGATCAAGATCATGTGGTGATCCACCGATCATAGTGCAACTCACTCAACGACCACAACAGGTCTTTTACCTCATTATTCTAATAGAGTTCACTATAAAAGGATTAATGCTTTAGTTAAAAGGTACACAAATTTCATTATAACAAAATCTCTCACCCACCTTACTGACATACTGACTTGAGTGTTAGAGTGTTTGTAGATACAATGTCGCTTTCAAAGAACTTAGTGTTGCCTTCCGTCTCCAACCATTCACTCTGACTATTATTTGAGTCAACCTTAGACAATTGGTGTGGTATGTGAAAATGAGGGTCTAAGCCATGTACAAGGGCTGACATACATTTTAGTTCTTTAGTCTTGATTGGGGAGTTATTATTTTGGTAAACCAAAAAGTTTCACATTTTGGAACCGAGACAAATGGTAGTTTATACACAACACTCACACTTCTCTACCTATTAAGACGTCTTTTACTACGAACATAATCGTGAGAGCTCACTCACAAAATCATAAAGTGGACAATACCTAAAAAATCTGGTTTGAGTTTGAAATATTACTATTAACGGATTTTAATCAAAGATAAGctaaaatatattactattagGGTTTATCAAGAGTGTTTTAGCATATATGTAGCAACTACCGTAAAGATGACTCGTTAGACTCCAAAACTGAAATGGAGAGTCAAATActtaaatattatcaattattaatttttatattaagtttAACTCATTCTTATAACGAAGACTACTCTTTTAGtcttataaactatttttagatttatattttttaacgtaaaacttcaaatttttcaatattCACCAATAAAATCCTCATAATTCAAACTCACGTTCTTGTGAGATATAGAGTCCATTCTTTACACAACGTTGTGGGATATATATTATTACTGATGAGTTATTCGATCAACCAATACAACACATGGTCCACTGTGGACAAATGTTTAAAAATCACTCAAGACTCTAATAACGACATGCTGTAACACTTTTCAGAGGCATAAGTTCATTGTCCTATTTGTCCTTACTTTTAACGAATTTAGACATACATAttcattttttcttgtttttattaaatgaaCATCGATTCACTCTTCAACCCTAAGAATAAATAGATTCATAAACTTGTACTTCCATGAGAGTACAAgtttattaactaaaatatcgGGGGAGCCAATGAGCGACTtgtattaactaaaatattataattgaaattcataaaagtcatatagttttttttttagagtttcacacGATTAATACATAGTCGATAAGTAGAAAAAGTTAGAATTTCAATTCTcacaagttttacaattttcacaagtcaAACAATTCACACAAGTTTTTAGAACATCACACAattaaatctatatatatagtttgttgtattaattttgttatattttatctattcaattgcatatttgttttttttttgtattgttttatttgtatatttatagagaaaaattatttaaataaaaaaaaaaaagtaaaaaatgtgGAACATTTACTCAAGAAGAGACGAAGATATTTCTCAAAACCACAAAAGCTTAAAGATACAAagatattttagttatttatcaaTGTTATTTTACTACTAAtctattgttattatttataaaaaaaaaaaatacagggCCGTGGCCTCTGCCGTTCGATCCGACTCTGGAAGTATCGGCTATAATAGTATATAAAAGTTTGAAGGCatgtttaaatattataaatgagtaattactaaaattattagTTAATATTGTAAAGAAGCGTGTGGTGTGAAACGTACATAGGTGGCATAAAGCTCAATCTTGTTATCCAACATCACGTTCCTCAGCAGCTTCGCTCCGCTTATTTCTTTCGCTTTATCCACCGGATATGATCCCTCACCATCCGCTTTCGGCTGCAGAAAACACATTTGTTCGCATTTTCATTTCAACTTCAATTATTGTAAATAAACTGTAATAATAATGCCACAATTAGTACTAGAAGAAAGAAAGCTTATGAGAATCAAAATATTGATGAAACAATACCCCAATGAACTCGAGCTCTATTTTGGGAGGAGATTCTGGTGGCGAATTTGCAAGGAAACAAACTGAGTTGGGTCGCCGCCGGGGTAAATAGCTGGTTGGATTCCGGCCAAAGGCGGTCAGTGGAACCGGAGT
The genomic region above belongs to Cicer arietinum cultivar CDC Frontier isolate Library 1 chromosome 4, Cicar.CDCFrontier_v2.0, whole genome shotgun sequence and contains:
- the LOC101502453 gene encoding photosynthetic NDH subunit of subcomplex B 3, chloroplastic isoform X1, translating into MGSMNISTPVPLTAFGRNPTSYLPRRRPNSVCFLANSPPESPPKIELEFIGPKADGEGSYPVDKAKEISGAKLLRNVMLDNKIELYATYGKLMNCGGGGSCGTCIVEIIKGNDLLNERTNTELRYLKKKPESWRLACQTIVGNKENSGKVVVQRIPQWKK
- the LOC101502453 gene encoding photosynthetic NDH subunit of subcomplex B 3, chloroplastic isoform X2 is translated as MGSMNISTPVPLTAFGRNPTSYLPRRRPNSVCFLANSPPESPPKIELEFIGPKADGEGSYPVDKAKEISGAKLLRNVMLDNKIELYATYGKLMNCGGGGSCGTCIVEIIKGNDLLNERTNTELRYLKKKPESWRLACQTIVGNKENSGKKLHTMLCWRIY